The Myxococcales bacterium genome includes a region encoding these proteins:
- a CDS encoding OmpA family protein — MSDESRPVVTTAEREAIPTSGGDELQKLRHLLLGKEQSQIGRLEEEVDKCRPTAENLASVLPKAIDRATALDDQRLTDSLAPTVEKAIQISVKKDATPLVNALFPVMGPAIRKAIAETFSGMIQSLNLALEKSFSVQGLKWRLEAWRTGKPFGEVVLLHGLVFRVERIFLIHQKTGVLLWHAADDAAQSQDGDMVSGMLTAIQDFVHDSFAVRQGDKLETIQVGELKVWIVQGPAAFLAAVIRGDAPESYHEVLHEILEQVHRERGRELAEFTGDTEPFAAIEPELRRGLRAQYKEKEHSLRRAYLALGAVLVALLLWTGFLTRDNLRWADYLARLGSEPGLVVVESGHRFGRYWVNGLRDPLAADPAFLLSTVKLNPKKVSSRWQPFQSLDDKLLLNRARAVLLPPEKVSLRLENGTLFLSGVAPHSWIVAARERARGIAGIVALDTKTLLDEDGDRLQALKARVEKAELWFQVNSTQLLPDQIDKLDSLAADIREIDATATRTGQTARFRLIGRADSRGTEAVNAQLSQRRAEAVGRILFSKGLRTDIFSVDGLGANKPLESEDTENGRVRNRSVVVEVVITGIVP; from the coding sequence ATGAGCGATGAATCTCGGCCAGTCGTAACGACCGCGGAAAGGGAGGCGATTCCCACGTCCGGCGGCGATGAACTGCAAAAATTGCGGCACTTGCTGCTGGGCAAGGAGCAATCCCAGATCGGCCGGCTGGAGGAGGAAGTCGACAAGTGCCGCCCCACGGCTGAGAATCTCGCTTCGGTTCTTCCCAAGGCTATTGACCGGGCTACCGCTCTCGACGATCAGCGGCTCACCGACTCGCTTGCGCCGACGGTCGAGAAAGCCATTCAGATTTCAGTGAAAAAGGACGCCACGCCGCTGGTCAACGCGTTGTTTCCGGTAATGGGTCCGGCAATCCGTAAGGCGATCGCCGAAACCTTCAGCGGAATGATCCAATCGTTGAACCTGGCGCTGGAAAAAAGCTTTTCCGTCCAGGGGTTGAAATGGCGGCTCGAAGCCTGGCGAACCGGCAAGCCTTTCGGGGAAGTGGTTTTGCTGCACGGCCTGGTGTTTCGGGTGGAGCGGATCTTCTTGATCCACCAGAAAACCGGCGTGCTTTTGTGGCATGCCGCCGACGATGCCGCGCAGTCGCAGGACGGCGACATGGTTTCGGGCATGCTGACGGCGATTCAGGATTTCGTGCACGATTCGTTCGCCGTGCGGCAAGGCGATAAACTGGAAACCATCCAGGTCGGCGAACTGAAAGTATGGATCGTGCAGGGGCCGGCCGCCTTTCTCGCGGCGGTGATTCGCGGCGACGCGCCGGAATCGTATCACGAGGTCCTGCACGAAATTCTCGAACAGGTCCACCGCGAGCGCGGGCGGGAATTGGCGGAATTCACCGGCGATACGGAGCCTTTCGCGGCGATCGAGCCCGAATTGCGGCGCGGATTGCGCGCCCAATACAAGGAAAAGGAGCACTCGCTCCGGCGGGCGTATCTGGCGCTGGGCGCCGTTCTGGTCGCGCTGCTGTTGTGGACGGGTTTTCTGACGCGGGACAATCTGCGGTGGGCGGATTACCTGGCTCGCTTGGGTTCCGAACCGGGTCTGGTCGTGGTCGAGAGCGGCCACCGTTTCGGCCGCTATTGGGTCAATGGGTTGCGCGATCCGCTGGCCGCCGATCCGGCTTTTTTGCTGTCCACCGTCAAACTGAATCCGAAAAAAGTGTCCAGTCGGTGGCAGCCCTTTCAATCCCTGGACGATAAATTGCTGTTGAACAGGGCCCGGGCCGTCCTGCTGCCGCCGGAAAAAGTATCCCTCCGGCTCGAAAACGGGACGTTGTTCCTTTCCGGCGTCGCGCCACATTCATGGATCGTCGCCGCCCGGGAACGAGCGCGGGGAATAGCTGGGATTGTCGCCCTGGATACGAAAACCTTGTTGGACGAGGATGGGGATCGCCTCCAGGCGCTCAAGGCGCGCGTTGAAAAAGCGGAGCTATGGTTCCAGGTGAATTCCACCCAATTGCTGCCCGACCAAATCGACAAGTTGGATTCTCTGGCCGCCGATATTCGCGAAATCGACGCGACCGCGACGCGCACGGGCCAAACCGCGCGTTTTCGGTTGATCGGCCGAGCCGACAGCCGCGGCACCGAGGCGGTCAATGCGCAGCTCAGCCAACGGCGGGCGGAGGCCGTCGGGCGAATTTTGTTTTCAAAAGGTCTGCGAACTGATATCTTTTCCGTGGATGGGTTGGGCGCGAATAAACCATTGGAATCGGAAGACACCGAGAACGGACGGGTTCGCAATCGCTCGGTGGTGGTGGAAGTCGTGATAACCGGCATCGTCCCATAA
- a CDS encoding GTP-binding protein, translated as MKAAAMIKKKICLLGAFAVGKTSLIERYVQSVFSDKYHATVGVKVDKKEIRVADQEVTLLIWDVQGEDEIQKINANYLRGSAGFFLVVDGTRRETVEVALEIAQRTVDAVGEIPLVVLLNKTDLEDEWELGADEMEKLSARGWLIARTSAKSGLGVEEAFQHLVVKILSS; from the coding sequence ATAAAGGCCGCGGCGATGATCAAAAAGAAAATCTGCCTCCTGGGCGCGTTTGCCGTCGGTAAAACCAGCCTGATCGAACGGTACGTTCAAAGCGTCTTTTCCGACAAATATCACGCGACGGTCGGCGTGAAAGTCGATAAAAAAGAGATCCGGGTCGCCGATCAGGAGGTGACTCTGTTGATTTGGGATGTCCAGGGAGAGGACGAGATCCAGAAAATCAATGCGAATTATCTGCGCGGATCCGCCGGATTTTTTCTGGTGGTGGACGGTACCCGGCGGGAGACGGTCGAGGTGGCGCTGGAAATCGCCCAACGGACGGTTGACGCGGTGGGCGAAATCCCGCTGGTGGTGCTGCTGAACAAGACCGATTTGGAAGACGAATGGGAATTGGGGGCGGATGAGATGGAAAAGTTGTCCGCGCGCGGCTGGCTGATCGCGAGGACCAGCGCCAAATCCGGTCTGGGCGTGGAAGAAGCGTTTCAACACCTGGTCGTGAAAATTCTATCATCCTGA
- a CDS encoding sigma 54-interacting transcriptional regulator: MDQILSESRPIAFLRIDPEGLPLHCGGDCRHFGLDSLREAIRVDDQLDFLFGLLPLPDERLVLPLVRMANGSIAEVHLVRDDAAGDWILLIDAGAHAREHLRMQQYADDLNLLRKQQERLLARIEKNNQDLQTIFNQMRLITAIVEGDGRVSFISETGQQWLQRDAAQIIGLPWEEVLPFAEQDQDRIRNLFSLPAGQREKLHLHGQTEPGRHFWIELDLQDDPRDANRKIIHLYDWTEIHDLRRQLDEKVRFQGLIGKSKQMEQVFDLIQEVAAVDSTVLIEGETGSGKELVARAIHHSSLRKDKPFIAVNCAGLVDSLIDSQLFGHKKGAFTGAITDQMGVFEAADQGTLFLDEISDIPPNVQTRILRALEQREITRIGETKIRQVNVRILAATNKDLNLEVEKGNFRSDLLYRIRVARITIPPLRDRGSDIPLLADVFLKDAGASAGKEIDGFSSEAMRILCEHQWPGNVRELRNAIEYAVICCKGPVIQARNLPPEISESSVHHKVDGLLRDLDEKERIIVALQKTRDNRKAAAKLLGISRATLYRYLEKYGLSAK; the protein is encoded by the coding sequence TTGGATCAGATCCTCTCCGAAAGCCGACCGATCGCGTTTTTGCGGATCGATCCCGAAGGCTTGCCGCTGCATTGCGGCGGGGACTGCCGGCACTTCGGCCTGGACTCGTTGCGCGAGGCGATCCGGGTGGACGACCAGCTCGATTTTCTGTTCGGCCTGTTGCCGCTGCCGGATGAAAGGCTGGTTCTGCCGCTGGTGCGGATGGCGAACGGTTCGATCGCGGAAGTCCATCTGGTCCGGGACGACGCCGCGGGCGACTGGATCCTTTTGATCGATGCCGGCGCCCATGCCAGAGAGCACCTGAGGATGCAGCAATACGCGGACGACTTGAACCTCCTGCGCAAGCAGCAAGAGCGGCTGCTGGCTCGCATCGAAAAGAACAACCAGGACCTGCAGACCATTTTCAATCAGATGCGGCTGATCACCGCCATCGTCGAGGGCGACGGCCGCGTTTCGTTCATCAGCGAAACCGGTCAGCAATGGTTGCAGCGCGACGCCGCGCAGATCATCGGTTTGCCCTGGGAAGAGGTGCTGCCGTTTGCGGAGCAGGATCAGGACCGGATCCGGAATTTATTTTCCTTGCCGGCCGGCCAGCGCGAAAAACTTCACCTGCACGGGCAGACCGAGCCGGGACGGCACTTTTGGATCGAACTCGACCTGCAAGACGATCCGCGCGACGCGAATAGAAAAATCATCCATCTCTACGACTGGACGGAAATTCACGATCTGCGCCGCCAGCTCGACGAAAAGGTCCGGTTTCAGGGACTGATCGGAAAAAGCAAACAGATGGAACAAGTCTTCGACCTCATCCAGGAAGTGGCGGCGGTCGATTCCACTGTATTGATCGAGGGCGAAACGGGATCCGGCAAGGAACTGGTCGCGCGGGCGATTCATCATTCGAGCCTGCGCAAGGACAAGCCGTTTATTGCCGTCAACTGCGCCGGTCTGGTCGACTCGTTGATCGACAGCCAGCTCTTCGGACACAAAAAGGGCGCCTTCACCGGGGCGATCACCGACCAGATGGGCGTGTTCGAGGCCGCGGACCAGGGGACGCTGTTTCTCGATGAAATCAGCGACATTCCGCCCAACGTGCAAACCCGGATTTTACGGGCGCTGGAACAGCGGGAAATCACCCGCATCGGCGAAACGAAAATCCGCCAGGTCAATGTCCGCATCCTGGCTGCCACCAACAAAGACCTGAACCTGGAGGTCGAGAAGGGGAATTTCCGGTCGGACTTGCTGTACCGCATCCGCGTGGCGCGGATCACGATTCCCCCGTTACGCGATCGCGGTTCGGATATTCCGTTGTTGGCCGACGTGTTTCTGAAAGACGCCGGCGCTTCAGCCGGCAAGGAAATCGACGGCTTCAGCAGCGAGGCCATGCGCATCCTGTGCGAGCATCAATGGCCGGGAAATGTCCGCGAATTGCGCAATGCCATCGAATACGCCGTGATTTGTTGCAAGGGGCCGGTCATTCAGGCCAGGAACCTGCCGCCGGAAATATCGGAATCCTCCGTTCACCACAAGGTCGACGGCTTGCTCCGGGATTTGGATGAAAAGGAACGGATCATCGTCGCCCTGCAAAAGACGCGCGACAACCGCAAAGCCGCCGCGAAACTGTTGGGCATCAGCCGGGCCACTTTGTATCGTTACCTGGAAAAGTACGGTCTTTCCGCCAAGTAG
- a CDS encoding HAMP domain-containing histidine kinase, whose amino-acid sequence MDRMPELISDYLLDIVLRDLTPAYFQIDEKKRLLSWGGDLGKFGIDPDHHVSLSIGEPIIDLLPFLEGAFPAAGETICLPSVELTSERFADVHLISGETGYRILLLDSTTVTTQQKALREKINALRLSNAQNARLMKKLNFVNNLLVDSMKQVQAKNKVLREIAQKREEFFSSVLHDIRSPLSSVQMFMDGMKLGVLGELSEKQKKLLDRLAEALKKQMSQINEMVVSVQYDVDDLRLDRQTANLSEFLQEIFVEFKPIARKKNVDLFLMETDDLPAVQFNKNKIRRVLENYLTNAIKFTPEGGKVILFASFIAEEAAIKVSVRDTGVGIDAADIPKLFQKYQRANNKPTGDEPSCGLGLYICRRIVEAHGGKTEVQSQINNGSTFSFTLPV is encoded by the coding sequence ATGGATAGAATGCCGGAACTTATTTCTGATTATCTCTTAGATATAGTTTTGAGAGATCTCACTCCGGCCTATTTCCAGATCGATGAAAAAAAACGGCTCCTTTCCTGGGGGGGCGATCTTGGAAAATTTGGAATCGACCCGGATCATCACGTGTCGCTAAGCATCGGTGAGCCGATTATCGATCTGCTGCCCTTTCTGGAAGGAGCGTTTCCGGCGGCCGGCGAGACGATTTGCCTACCGTCGGTGGAATTAACCTCGGAACGTTTTGCCGACGTCCATCTCATTTCGGGAGAGACCGGATATCGTATCCTGCTTCTCGATTCGACGACCGTGACCACTCAACAAAAAGCCCTACGTGAAAAGATCAATGCCTTGCGACTGTCCAACGCGCAGAACGCGCGGCTGATGAAAAAATTGAATTTTGTCAATAACTTATTAGTGGACTCGATGAAGCAGGTCCAAGCGAAAAATAAGGTTTTGCGAGAAATCGCCCAGAAGCGGGAAGAATTTTTCAGCTCGGTGCTGCATGACATCCGTTCGCCGCTCTCCTCGGTCCAGATGTTCATGGATGGAATGAAATTGGGCGTTCTGGGCGAACTGAGCGAAAAGCAGAAAAAGTTGTTGGATCGGTTGGCTGAGGCGCTAAAGAAGCAAATGTCCCAGATCAACGAAATGGTCGTCTCCGTCCAGTACGATGTCGATGATCTACGCTTGGATCGACAAACGGCGAACCTGAGTGAGTTTCTGCAGGAAATCTTTGTTGAGTTCAAACCGATCGCCCGGAAGAAAAACGTGGATCTCTTTCTGATGGAAACCGACGATCTTCCCGCCGTGCAATTCAATAAAAATAAAATCCGACGAGTACTTGAAAATTACCTCACAAACGCGATAAAATTTACTCCTGAGGGAGGAAAGGTTATTTTATTCGCAAGCTTTATCGCCGAGGAGGCGGCGATCAAGGTGTCGGTGCGTGACACGGGCGTGGGAATCGACGCGGCAGACATCCCGAAATTATTTCAAAAATATCAACGCGCGAACAACAAGCCCACTGGTGACGAACCGAGTTGCGGGCTTGGCTTGTATATTTGCCGGCGCATCGTCGAAGCGCACGGCGGCAAGACTGAAGTTCAAAGCCAGATCAATAACGGCAGTACTTTTTCTTTCACCTTGCCGGTCTGA
- the aqpZ gene encoding aquaporin Z, translated as MSLNKRALAEMIGTFWLVFGGCGSAVLAAAFPGVGIGFLGVALAFGLTVLTMAYAIGHISGCHLNPAVTVGLIVGKRFPLKEAPHYVIAQVIGGILGAGVLYLIASGKADFSLAGGFAANGFGEHSPGGYNLPAALVAEIVLTFMFLMVILGATDPRAPQGFAPLAIGLALTLIHLIGIPVTNLSVNPARSTGPAVFVGGWALAQLWLFWVAPIAGAALAGIVYPLIGKNKE; from the coding sequence ATGTCCTTGAATAAACGCGCTCTGGCCGAGATGATCGGCACCTTTTGGCTGGTTTTCGGCGGTTGCGGCAGCGCCGTGCTGGCAGCGGCGTTTCCGGGAGTCGGGATCGGTTTCCTGGGCGTCGCGCTCGCCTTCGGTCTGACCGTGCTGACGATGGCCTACGCGATCGGCCACATTTCGGGTTGCCACCTGAATCCGGCGGTGACGGTCGGGTTGATCGTTGGCAAGCGTTTCCCGCTGAAGGAAGCGCCACACTACGTGATTGCCCAGGTCATCGGGGGGATTCTTGGCGCGGGGGTCCTCTATTTGATCGCCAGCGGCAAAGCGGACTTTTCGCTCGCCGGGGGTTTCGCCGCCAATGGTTTCGGCGAGCATTCTCCCGGCGGTTACAACCTGCCGGCCGCGCTGGTGGCCGAGATCGTGCTGACCTTCATGTTTCTGATGGTCATTCTCGGTGCGACCGATCCGCGCGCTCCCCAAGGATTCGCCCCGCTTGCCATCGGCCTGGCGCTGACCTTGATTCATCTGATCGGCATTCCCGTCACCAACTTGTCGGTGAATCCGGCGCGGAGCACCGGCCCGGCCGTGTTCGTCGGCGGGTGGGCGCTGGCCCAGCTTTGGCTCTTCTGGGTCGCGCCGATCGCCGGCGCGGCGTTGGCCGGGATCGTGTATCCGCTGATTGGGAAAAACAAAGAATAG
- a CDS encoding OmpA family protein, producing MKRTLFVALAVALLLTAAAFAEDTAILTDDKGFNLAHFRPNIFGGHYLAIEDSAALCPWTIGGGLYYEYVNKPFSYYKDSGTGTETELDYIGHYQGIHGVLAFGLWEWMSLGATVPYYMARMRPVEDFSLADPPATLPELSNESFLGDVKAEIKFMPLDAKEHVFGIAIAPYVNFPTAPKDSLFGEGRTTGGGNLILGVDTKYINFMANGGYLYRGKGELMTAEMGDAITFGAGIGNAYDSGFEWSIEGFGSYYFMDDENDILKNNVPVEVLATLRYRFGANGPRIVAGGGTGLSGGPGAGQYRVVGGIDYFCHNCGPETGVLTIKTVDQNNKPLAATLSIVAPDGKSQTVASTGEWNSEFVVGDYSASASREGFQGDKRSASLSADGAVITLMLKEIVKPKSPTTVSLSLLDKCSNKPVKAAVVLKDGAGKETAIAVGENGYQGALAAGTYQVTISADGYQPKTDSVTLVAEKDTPLKVALIKKIELKGTIFFAVASDKILAKSFPVIDDAAEQIKGLCQYSKIRLEGYTSSEGKLEMNNELSKKRAAAVKAYLVKKGIPADKLESEGYGPKNPIAPNDTEANRAKNRRVEFIIVE from the coding sequence ATGAAAAGAACACTGTTTGTGGCGCTAGCGGTCGCACTTTTGCTTACCGCCGCGGCCTTTGCGGAGGACACCGCGATTCTCACCGACGACAAGGGATTCAACCTGGCGCACTTCCGTCCCAATATTTTCGGCGGCCATTACCTGGCCATCGAGGATTCGGCGGCGCTGTGCCCCTGGACCATCGGCGGCGGGCTCTACTACGAATACGTCAACAAGCCGTTTTCCTATTACAAAGACAGCGGCACGGGCACGGAAACGGAACTGGATTATATCGGCCACTATCAGGGCATCCACGGCGTGCTGGCCTTCGGTTTGTGGGAATGGATGAGCCTGGGCGCGACCGTGCCGTACTACATGGCCCGGATGCGTCCGGTCGAGGATTTCAGCCTGGCCGATCCACCGGCCACTTTGCCGGAATTGTCGAACGAGAGTTTTCTCGGTGACGTGAAAGCCGAAATAAAATTCATGCCGCTCGATGCGAAGGAGCACGTTTTCGGCATCGCCATCGCGCCGTACGTCAACTTCCCGACCGCCCCGAAAGACAGCCTGTTCGGCGAGGGCCGCACCACGGGCGGCGGCAACTTGATCCTGGGTGTCGACACGAAATACATCAACTTCATGGCCAACGGCGGGTATCTCTACCGCGGCAAGGGCGAATTGATGACCGCGGAAATGGGCGACGCCATCACCTTCGGCGCCGGCATCGGCAATGCCTATGACAGCGGCTTCGAATGGTCGATCGAGGGCTTCGGCTCTTACTATTTCATGGACGACGAAAACGACATCCTGAAAAACAACGTCCCGGTGGAAGTCCTGGCCACGCTGCGCTATCGCTTCGGCGCCAATGGTCCGCGGATCGTCGCCGGCGGCGGCACGGGCCTTTCGGGCGGCCCCGGCGCCGGCCAGTACCGCGTGGTCGGCGGCATCGATTACTTCTGCCACAATTGCGGCCCCGAAACGGGCGTCCTGACCATCAAAACGGTCGACCAGAACAACAAGCCGCTCGCGGCCACCCTGTCGATCGTCGCCCCCGACGGTAAGAGCCAGACCGTCGCCTCCACCGGCGAATGGAACTCGGAATTCGTCGTCGGCGATTACAGCGCGAGCGCCTCGCGCGAAGGGTTCCAGGGCGATAAGCGGTCCGCTTCGCTGTCCGCCGACGGCGCGGTGATCACGCTGATGCTCAAGGAGATCGTCAAGCCGAAATCGCCCACCACCGTTTCGCTTTCGCTGCTCGACAAATGCAGCAACAAACCGGTGAAGGCGGCCGTTGTGCTGAAAGACGGCGCGGGCAAGGAAACCGCCATCGCGGTCGGTGAAAACGGTTACCAGGGCGCGCTGGCGGCGGGAACCTACCAGGTCACGATCTCGGCGGACGGCTATCAGCCGAAGACCGACTCGGTCACCCTCGTCGCGGAGAAAGACACGCCCCTCAAGGTCGCGTTGATCAAAAAAATCGAGTTGAAAGGCACGATCTTCTTCGCGGTCGCCAGCGACAAGATCCTGGCGAAGTCGTTCCCGGTGATCGACGACGCCGCCGAACAGATCAAGGGTCTCTGCCAATATTCCAAGATTCGCCTCGAAGGGTACACCTCCTCGGAAGGCAAGCTGGAAATGAACAACGAGCTGTCGAAGAAGCGCGCCGCGGCCGTGAAAGCCTATCTGGTAAAGAAAGGCATTCCGGCCGACAAGTTGGAATCCGAAGGCTACGGCCCGAAGAACCCCATCGCGCCGAATGACACCGAAGCGAATCGCGCGAAGAACCGTCGCGTCGAGTTCATCATCGTCGAATAA
- a CDS encoding DUF4382 domain-containing protein: MNTSFRHVLSATVVFAAMSVIAMMISCGGGDDDDDNAVAPFSLYLIDAPVTDADEINLTINAVAVNGPEGWTDLAVTPERYNLLELMNNAGVVLAEQDLPAGDYGEIRLVIECEGDEAPEIVIAGESYPLQVPSGCTSGFKLKGEFSLVAGQETMLIMDFDMTKSVHETGNGKYLLKPVVRFVQADAAGNLIGLVTPVVPRTVVYAFEAGAFTGDNFDDAVNSTIIRDDGTFTIAALPAGSYDVVVVAAGYEIAVYVEDVVIEAGTDRTLENPIELTPES; this comes from the coding sequence ATGAACACCAGTTTTCGTCACGTCCTATCGGCGACAGTGGTCTTTGCGGCCATGTCGGTCATCGCGATGATGATCTCCTGCGGGGGCGGCGACGATGACGACGATAACGCCGTTGCGCCGTTTTCGCTGTACCTGATCGATGCGCCGGTAACCGACGCCGATGAAATCAACCTGACTATCAATGCCGTTGCGGTGAATGGCCCGGAAGGTTGGACCGATCTGGCCGTCACGCCGGAACGCTACAACCTCCTGGAACTGATGAACAACGCCGGAGTGGTGTTGGCCGAACAGGATTTACCCGCGGGCGATTACGGCGAAATCCGGCTGGTAATCGAATGCGAAGGTGACGAAGCGCCCGAGATCGTGATCGCGGGTGAGAGTTATCCGCTCCAGGTACCGAGCGGTTGCACCAGCGGTTTCAAACTGAAGGGCGAGTTTTCGTTGGTCGCGGGTCAGGAAACCATGCTGATCATGGATTTCGACATGACGAAGTCCGTGCATGAAACCGGCAACGGCAAGTACCTGCTGAAACCGGTGGTCCGGTTCGTGCAGGCGGACGCTGCCGGCAATCTCATCGGCCTGGTGACGCCGGTCGTGCCGCGTACCGTCGTTTACGCCTTCGAAGCCGGCGCCTTCACCGGCGATAATTTCGACGACGCCGTCAACTCGACGATCATTCGCGATGACGGCACCTTTACGATTGCGGCCTTGCCGGCCGGCTCCTACGATGTGGTCGTGGTGGCCGCCGGTTACGAAATCGCCGTTTATGTCGAGGATGTCGTCATCGAGGCCGGAACCGACCGGACGCTGGAAAATCCCATCGAGCTGACGCCGGAATCGTAA
- a CDS encoding DUF3332 family protein has product MPNRAFRMIALILVFTVLIFSFASCAGKFSLTHKLLNWNLSLNKWLGSFLLFVFIILPVYGICLLIDWVILNVIEFYSGNNPVAANSPPATKTAVIDGRQVSLTMYPGKGVNLDLATEETDGSVRLMMVRTTENGVEAKLIENGKESLITARPGADGDVVRCVESQCRSIDREEQSAMLEEVEGLDRLLAEAH; this is encoded by the coding sequence ATGCCCAATCGTGCTTTCCGGATGATCGCCCTGATTCTGGTGTTCACCGTGCTGATTTTTTCCTTCGCTTCCTGCGCGGGCAAGTTTTCGCTGACCCATAAATTACTGAACTGGAATCTGAGCCTGAACAAATGGCTCGGCAGTTTCCTCTTGTTCGTGTTCATCATCTTGCCGGTCTACGGTATTTGCCTGTTGATCGACTGGGTGATCCTCAACGTCATCGAATTCTATTCGGGCAACAATCCGGTCGCCGCCAACTCCCCGCCGGCGACCAAGACGGCCGTCATCGACGGGCGGCAGGTCTCGCTGACGATGTATCCCGGAAAGGGCGTCAACCTCGATCTGGCGACGGAAGAAACCGACGGCAGTGTCCGGCTGATGATGGTGCGGACCACCGAAAACGGCGTCGAAGCCAAGCTGATCGAAAACGGCAAGGAATCGCTCATCACCGCCCGGCCCGGCGCCGACGGCGACGTCGTGCGCTGCGTCGAAAGCCAATGCCGGTCCATCGACCGGGAAGAACAAAGCGCCATGCTGGAGGAAGTCGAGGGCCTGGATCGTTTACTGGCCGAGGCCCATTAA